Below is a genomic region from Naumannella halotolerans.
TGCACTGGTGGCAGGAATGCTCGCCACCATGTTGGTGGGACTGCTGTCCGGGGCGCTGGTCACACGGCTTCGCCTCCCACCCTTCATCGTCACTTTGGGGATGCTTGCGGTGATGACCGCCGTTGCCAATATCTACTCCGAGGGGACCTCGTGGCCGGTACCCGACGGACTGCTGCAGGTGATGGGGACCACGCGCTATCTCTTCGGTCAGATCCCGGTGACGTTCGGCATGCTGTTCGCCGTCGTGTTGTACCTGGTGGTGGGGATCGTCCTCACCAGGACCGCCTGGGGCAGGCACGTCTATGCCGTGGGCAATGACGCCGAGGCTGCCCGGCTCACCGGTATCCGGGTCGGTAGGGTGCTGGTCTCGGTCTATGCGCTCGCCGGTCTGATCTACGGCTGCGCTGCGTGGATGGCGCTCGGCCGCACGCCCAGTGCGGATCCGAATGCGTACCAGACGGGCAACCTCGACGCGATCACTGCTGTCGTGATCGGCGGAACCAGTTTGTTCGGTGGTCGTGGTGGTGTGGCCGGGACCGCCATCGGTGCGCTGATCGTCGCGGTCCTGAGATCGGGATTGACCCAGATGGGTATCGACTCCAACTACCAGAACCTGGCCACGGGAGCCTTGGTGATCGCTGCGGTGGCAGTGGATCAGGCCACTCGCAGGAGGGCACGATGACGCAGAGGGAGACCATGGAAACGGTCAGGCCTGTTCTGATGGCGAGGGGCCTGGTGAAGAAGTACGGCCAGGTCACGGCGATGAAACAGGCGGATTTCGATCTGTACCCGGGTGAAGTCCTGGCTGTGGTCGGCGACAACGGCGCCGGCAAGTCGACCTTGATCAAGTCCTTGACCGGAGCGGTCAATCCGGATGCCGGCACGATCGAGCTGGACGGGACCAAGGTCCGGTTCACCGATCCGCGCCATGCCAGGGAGCATGGCATCGAGACCGTCTACCAGACCCTGGCGGTCGCGCCGAGCCTGGACATCGCGACGAACATGTTCCTCGGTCGAGAGCTGCGCCGCGACGGGCCACTGGGGTGGCTGCGGATACTCGATCGGAAGGCCATGAGAGTCGCGGCGGCCGAACAACTCGACGCCCTGGGGATCGCGACCATCCAGGACATGAAGCAGCCGGTCGAGACCTTGTCGGGTGGCCAACGTCAAGCCGTGGCGGTCGCACGGGCCGCGATGTTCGGGTCCAAGCTGGTGATCATGGACGAACCGACTGCTGCGTTGGGGGTGAGGGAGACCGCGCAGGTGCTCGAGTTGATCAAACGGATCTCCAATCGAGGGTTGCCGGTGGTGCTCATCAGTCATGACATGCCAGCGGTGTTCGAGGTCGCCGACCGGATCCATGTCCATCGGCTGGGCAGCAGGGCCGGGGTCGTCGATCCGAAGAAGATCACGATGAGCGACGTGGTCTCCTTCATCACCGGGGCCGAGGAGATCCCGGAGTCCGCACGAGCAGTTCGGTGAGATGAGCGGTTGAGTCAGCGCACCCGGTCCCACGGGGGATCTAGTGCCTGCCTCAGCCGAGCCCGAACTTCGGTGCCTCGATCGCCGGGCAGGTGTCCATCACCACGTCC
It encodes:
- a CDS encoding ABC transporter permease, producing MSAPLVIEKDRSLVTRLSTVFARNPVLGPGLTLLVAVIVFSAATTTFFSADNFSLIIQQSLVIGTLALGQTLIILTAGIDLANAAIMVFGTLLITKLATGGWPSAGALVAGMLATMLVGLLSGALVTRLRLPPFIVTLGMLAVMTAVANIYSEGTSWPVPDGLLQVMGTTRYLFGQIPVTFGMLFAVVLYLVVGIVLTRTAWGRHVYAVGNDAEAARLTGIRVGRVLVSVYALAGLIYGCAAWMALGRTPSADPNAYQTGNLDAITAVVIGGTSLFGGRGGVAGTAIGALIVAVLRSGLTQMGIDSNYQNLATGALVIAAVAVDQATRRRAR
- a CDS encoding ATP-binding cassette domain-containing protein gives rise to the protein MTQRETMETVRPVLMARGLVKKYGQVTAMKQADFDLYPGEVLAVVGDNGAGKSTLIKSLTGAVNPDAGTIELDGTKVRFTDPRHAREHGIETVYQTLAVAPSLDIATNMFLGRELRRDGPLGWLRILDRKAMRVAAAEQLDALGIATIQDMKQPVETLSGGQRQAVAVARAAMFGSKLVIMDEPTAALGVRETAQVLELIKRISNRGLPVVLISHDMPAVFEVADRIHVHRLGSRAGVVDPKKITMSDVVSFITGAEEIPESARAVR